One Streptomyces sp. RPA4-2 genomic window carries:
- a CDS encoding dipeptidase: MSKPVDNAVSTVRAYIHHHRTAFLDDLAEWLRIPSVSAQPDHAADVRRSADWLAAKLQETGFPTTEVWTTEGAPAVFAEWPSEDPQAPTVLVYGHHDVQPAAREDGWDTDPFEPVIRGNRLHARGAADDKGQVFFHTLGVRAHLAATGRTTPAVHLKLLIEGEEESGSPHFRHLVETHADRLSADAVIVSDTGMWSEDTPTVCTGMRGLAECEIELHGPAQDIHSGSFGGAVPNPATAAARLVAALHDDHARVAVPGFYEGITELTDRERELFAELPFDEARWLATAKSSATHGEAGHTTLERIWARPTAEVNGIGGGYQGPGSKTIIPSSATVKLSFRLVAGQDPDHIEKAVRAWAAEQLPEGIRHEITFGAATRPCLTPLDHPALQSVVRAMGRAFEQPIRFTREGGSGPAADLQEVLDAPVLFLGISVPSDGWHAPNEKVELDLLMKGVETSAHLWDDLAENWREAH, encoded by the coding sequence ATGAGCAAGCCCGTTGACAACGCCGTCAGCACCGTCCGTGCGTACATTCACCACCACCGCACGGCCTTCCTCGACGACCTCGCCGAATGGCTGCGCATCCCCTCCGTGTCGGCCCAGCCCGACCACGCGGCGGACGTGAGGCGCAGCGCCGACTGGCTCGCCGCCAAACTCCAGGAGACCGGCTTCCCCACCACGGAGGTCTGGACGACGGAGGGCGCCCCCGCCGTCTTCGCCGAATGGCCGTCGGAAGACCCCCAGGCCCCCACGGTCCTCGTCTACGGGCACCACGACGTACAGCCCGCCGCCCGTGAGGACGGCTGGGACACCGACCCCTTCGAACCGGTGATCCGCGGAAACCGCCTCCACGCGCGCGGAGCCGCCGACGACAAGGGCCAGGTGTTCTTCCACACACTCGGCGTCCGCGCCCACCTCGCCGCCACCGGACGCACCACCCCCGCCGTCCACCTCAAACTCCTGATCGAGGGCGAGGAGGAATCCGGCTCCCCGCACTTCCGTCACCTCGTGGAAACCCACGCCGACCGGCTGTCCGCCGACGCGGTGATCGTCTCCGACACCGGCATGTGGTCCGAGGACACCCCCACCGTGTGCACCGGCATGCGCGGTCTCGCCGAATGCGAGATCGAGCTGCACGGGCCCGCTCAGGACATCCACTCCGGCTCCTTCGGCGGCGCCGTGCCCAACCCCGCCACCGCCGCCGCCCGCCTCGTCGCCGCCCTCCACGACGACCACGCGCGCGTGGCCGTCCCCGGCTTCTACGAAGGCATCACCGAACTCACCGACCGCGAGCGCGAACTCTTCGCCGAACTGCCCTTCGACGAAGCACGCTGGCTGGCCACCGCCAAGTCGTCGGCCACCCACGGAGAGGCCGGACACACCACCCTGGAGCGCATCTGGGCCCGCCCCACCGCCGAGGTCAACGGCATCGGCGGCGGCTACCAGGGCCCCGGCAGCAAGACGATCATCCCGTCCTCCGCCACGGTGAAGCTCTCCTTCCGGCTGGTCGCGGGCCAGGACCCCGACCACATCGAGAAGGCCGTACGCGCCTGGGCCGCCGAACAGCTCCCCGAAGGCATCCGGCACGAGATCACCTTCGGCGCCGCCACCCGCCCCTGCCTCACCCCGCTGGACCACCCCGCCCTGCAGTCCGTCGTACGAGCCATGGGCCGCGCCTTCGAACAGCCCATCCGCTTCACCCGCGAAGGCGGCTCGGGGCCCGCGGCCGACCTCCAGGAAGTCCTCGACGCCCCCGTGCTCTTCCTGGGCATCTCCGTCCCCTCCGACGGCTGGCACGCCCCCAACGAGAAGGTCGAACTCGACCTCCTCATGAAAGGCGTCGAAACCAGCGCCCACCTCTGGGACGACCTGGCCGAGAACTGGCGCGAGGCACACTGA
- the nudC gene encoding NAD(+) diphosphatase — translation MTTWTDRTADRPISLTAPSGIDRAAHHRLDEAWLAAAWSHPTTRAFVVSGGQVLIDETADGTTELVMTPSFEAPLTEAHRYFLGTDDDGVSYFALQKDALPGRIDQSARPAGLREAGLLLSPRDAGLMVHAVALENWQRLHRFCSRCGERTVIAAAGHIRRCPACGAEHYPRTDPAVIMAVTDDEDRILLGRQVHWPEGRFSTLAGFVEPGESIEQSVRREVFEEAGITVGEVEYVASQPWPFPSSLMLGFMARATSHEINVDGEEIHEARWFSREDLRTAFESGEVMPPYGISIAARLIELWYGKPLPRRET, via the coding sequence GTGACCACCTGGACCGACCGCACCGCCGACCGTCCCATCTCGCTCACCGCCCCGAGCGGCATCGACCGGGCCGCCCACCACCGGCTCGACGAGGCCTGGCTCGCGGCGGCCTGGAGCCACCCCACGACCCGCGCCTTCGTGGTCTCCGGCGGTCAGGTCCTCATCGACGAGACCGCGGACGGCACCACCGAACTCGTCATGACCCCCTCCTTCGAGGCCCCGCTCACCGAGGCACACCGCTACTTCCTCGGCACGGACGACGACGGTGTGAGCTATTTCGCACTCCAGAAGGACGCGCTCCCCGGCCGCATCGACCAGTCAGCACGCCCCGCGGGCCTGCGCGAGGCGGGACTCCTGCTCTCCCCCCGCGACGCCGGCCTCATGGTGCACGCCGTCGCCCTGGAGAACTGGCAGCGACTGCACCGCTTCTGCTCACGCTGCGGCGAACGCACCGTGATCGCGGCAGCCGGCCACATCCGCCGCTGCCCCGCCTGCGGCGCCGAGCACTACCCGCGCACCGACCCCGCCGTGATCATGGCGGTCACCGACGACGAGGACCGCATCCTGCTCGGCCGCCAGGTGCACTGGCCCGAAGGCCGCTTCTCGACACTCGCCGGCTTCGTCGAACCCGGCGAATCCATCGAGCAGTCCGTGCGACGCGAAGTCTTCGAAGAAGCGGGCATCACCGTCGGCGAGGTCGAGTACGTCGCCAGCCAGCCCTGGCCCTTCCCCTCCAGCCTCATGCTCGGCTTCATGGCCCGCGCCACCTCCCACGAGATCAACGTCGACGGCGAGGAGATCCACGAAGCCCGCTGGTTCTCCCGCGAGGACCTGCGGACCGCCTTCGAGTCCGGCGAAGTAATGCCCCCGTACGGCATCTCCATCGCCGCCCGCCTGATCGAACTCTGGTACGGAAAGCCCCTGCCCCGCAGAGAGACGTAG
- a CDS encoding mycoredoxin: MPGTVTMYSTTWCGYCTRLKGQLDREGITYEEINIEHDPASAAFVEKANGGNQTVPTVQVVPSNGGVEVVMTNPSLAQVKRALGV, from the coding sequence ATGCCGGGCACTGTGACGATGTACAGCACCACGTGGTGCGGATACTGCACGCGGTTGAAGGGCCAGCTGGACCGCGAGGGCATCACGTACGAGGAGATCAACATCGAGCACGACCCGGCGTCCGCGGCGTTCGTGGAGAAGGCGAACGGCGGGAATCAGACCGTTCCTACGGTTCAGGTGGTGCCCTCCAACGGTGGGGTCGAGGTCGTGATGACCAACCCGAGCCTTGCCCAGGTGAAGCGCGCGCTCGGCGTCTGA
- a CDS encoding ATP-dependent DNA helicase UvrD2 — protein MTAATHSTLFPQVPDTADAVLDGLDPEQRAVATALHGPVCVLAGAGTGKTRAITHRIAYGVRAGILQPSSVLAVTFTNRAAGEMRGRLRQLGAGGVQARTFHSAALRQLQYFWPKAVGGSLPRLIDRKIQLVADAAAACRVRLDRGELRDVTAEIEWSKVTQTVPSDYAAAAAKTGRESPRDPAEIAQLYATYEDVKRDRSLIDFEDVLLLTVGILQDRRDIADQVRSQYQHFVVDEYQDVSPLQQRLLELWLGERDSLCVVGDASQTIYSFTGATPDHLLDFRTRHPAATVVKLVRDYRSSPQVVHLANGLLSQARGRAADHRLELISQRAPGPEPVYAEYTDEPAEAEGAARRIRDLIASGIPAGEIAVLFRTNSQSEIYEQALADAGVPYQLRGAERFFDRPEVRKAGAALRAAARFGANDSLLDDVVDLPSQVRAVLSGEGWTGQPPAGSGAVRERWESLAALVHLAQDFAAAKQDATLGDLVAELDERAGAQHAPTVQGVTLASLHSAKGLEWDVVFLVGVAEGMMPITYAKTDEQIEEERRLLYVGVTRAREHLCVSWALSRSPGGRAGRRPSRFLDGLRPGSVTTAGRTSGGGPGGVERGIGSSGGTVVRRTSRTPARCRVCGRTLTDAGEMKLMRCEDCPSDMDEGLYERLREWRTVQAQRSGQPAFCVFTDKTLMAIAETVPGDEGELARIPGVGVRKLNRFGADVLAICAGQEPGEGKRDD, from the coding sequence GTGACAGCAGCAACGCACTCCACCCTCTTCCCGCAGGTTCCGGACACGGCCGACGCGGTGCTCGACGGGCTCGACCCCGAGCAGCGCGCAGTCGCCACCGCCCTGCACGGTCCGGTGTGCGTGCTGGCAGGCGCCGGCACGGGCAAGACGCGAGCGATCACCCACCGCATCGCCTACGGCGTACGCGCCGGAATCCTCCAGCCCTCCAGCGTCCTCGCCGTCACTTTCACCAACCGCGCCGCGGGAGAGATGCGCGGCCGCCTCCGCCAGCTCGGCGCCGGCGGCGTCCAGGCCCGCACCTTCCACTCCGCGGCCCTGCGCCAACTCCAGTACTTCTGGCCGAAAGCGGTCGGCGGCAGCCTCCCCCGACTCATCGACCGCAAGATCCAGCTCGTCGCCGACGCGGCCGCCGCCTGCCGCGTCCGCCTCGACCGCGGCGAGCTCCGCGACGTCACCGCCGAGATCGAATGGTCCAAGGTCACCCAGACCGTCCCCTCCGACTACGCGGCCGCCGCCGCCAAGACCGGCCGCGAATCCCCCCGCGACCCCGCGGAGATCGCCCAGCTGTACGCCACCTACGAAGACGTCAAACGCGACCGATCACTCATCGACTTCGAGGACGTCCTGCTGCTCACCGTCGGCATCCTCCAGGACCGCCGAGACATCGCCGACCAGGTCCGCTCCCAGTACCAGCACTTCGTCGTCGACGAGTACCAGGACGTCAGCCCCCTCCAGCAACGCCTCCTCGAACTGTGGCTCGGCGAACGCGACAGCCTCTGCGTCGTCGGCGACGCCAGCCAGACGATCTACTCGTTCACCGGTGCAACTCCCGACCACCTTCTCGACTTCCGCACCCGCCACCCCGCGGCCACCGTCGTCAAACTCGTCCGCGACTACCGCTCCTCACCCCAGGTCGTCCACCTCGCCAACGGCCTGCTCTCACAGGCCCGCGGCCGCGCCGCCGACCACCGCCTGGAACTGATCTCCCAGCGCGCCCCCGGCCCCGAACCCGTCTACGCCGAATACACCGACGAACCCGCCGAGGCGGAAGGCGCCGCCCGCCGCATCCGCGACCTCATCGCCTCCGGCATCCCCGCAGGCGAGATCGCCGTCCTCTTCCGTACGAACTCCCAGTCCGAGATCTACGAGCAGGCACTCGCCGACGCCGGAGTGCCCTACCAGCTGCGCGGCGCCGAGCGGTTCTTCGACCGCCCCGAAGTGCGCAAAGCCGGAGCAGCCCTCCGCGCGGCCGCCCGATTCGGAGCCAACGACTCCCTTCTCGACGACGTCGTCGACCTGCCCTCCCAGGTCCGCGCCGTGCTGTCCGGCGAAGGCTGGACCGGCCAGCCCCCCGCCGGCTCCGGCGCGGTCAGGGAGCGCTGGGAATCACTGGCCGCCCTCGTCCACCTCGCCCAGGACTTCGCCGCCGCCAAGCAGGACGCCACCCTCGGCGACCTGGTCGCCGAACTCGACGAGCGCGCCGGCGCACAGCACGCCCCGACCGTGCAGGGCGTCACCCTCGCCTCCCTGCACTCCGCCAAAGGACTGGAGTGGGACGTCGTCTTCCTCGTCGGCGTCGCCGAGGGCATGATGCCGATCACCTACGCAAAGACCGACGAGCAGATCGAAGAGGAACGCCGCCTCCTCTACGTCGGCGTCACCCGCGCCAGAGAACACCTCTGTGTCTCCTGGGCCCTGTCCCGCTCACCCGGCGGCAGAGCGGGCCGCCGGCCCAGCCGCTTCCTCGACGGACTACGCCCCGGCTCCGTCACCACCGCGGGCCGCACGAGCGGCGGCGGCCCTGGAGGCGTCGAGCGAGGCATCGGAAGCAGCGGAGGCACCGTCGTACGACGGACGAGCCGAACCCCGGCCCGCTGCCGCGTCTGCGGCCGCACGCTGACCGACGCCGGCGAGATGAAACTGATGCGCTGCGAGGACTGCCCCTCCGACATGGACGAGGGCCTCTACGAACGGCTGCGCGAGTGGCGGACGGTACAGGCGCAGCGCAGCGGCCAGCCCGCGTTCTGCGTCTTCACCGACAAGACACTCATGGCCATCGCCGAGACCGTTCCCGGCGACGAGGGAGAGCTCGCGCGGATCCCCGGAGTCGGAGTACGCAAGCTCAACCGCTTCGGAGCCGACGTACTGGCCATCTGCGCAGGCCAGGAGCCTGGCGAGGGCAAGCGCGACGACTGA
- a CDS encoding WhiB family transcriptional regulator → MQLEAHAPSVPPSETIPPPGLTEDSTLIPLTALTALDDAIENLGVPVPCRSYDPEVFFAESPADVEYAKSLCRTCPLVEACLAGAKERREPWGVWGGELFVQGVVVARKRPRGRPRKNPVTA, encoded by the coding sequence GTGCAACTCGAAGCGCACGCCCCGTCCGTACCGCCTTCCGAAACGATCCCCCCGCCCGGCCTCACGGAGGACTCCACCTTGATCCCGCTCACTGCGCTCACCGCGCTCGACGACGCCATCGAGAACCTCGGCGTACCCGTCCCCTGCCGTTCCTACGACCCGGAGGTCTTCTTCGCCGAGTCGCCGGCCGACGTCGAGTACGCCAAGTCCCTCTGCCGTACCTGCCCGTTGGTCGAGGCCTGCCTCGCCGGCGCCAAGGAGCGGCGTGAGCCCTGGGGTGTCTGGGGCGGCGAGCTGTTCGTCCAGGGTGTTGTCGTAGCCCGCAAGCGGCCCCGTGGCCGTCCGCGCAAGAACCCGGTCACGGCATGA
- a CDS encoding AarF/ABC1/UbiB kinase family protein: MSDLPRKAVTRTAKLAALPLGYAGRATWGLGKRIGGKSAEIVGRELQQRTAEQLFKVLGELKGGAMKFGQALSVFESALPEEVAGPYRAALTKLQEAAPPMPTRTVHSVLRERLGEDWSELFLEFEDKPSAAASIGQVHRAVWHDGREVAVKVQYPGAGEALLSDLTQLSRFARLLGPLIPGMDIKPLITELRDRVSEELDYALEAQAQEAHATEFSGDPDVLVPAVVHQCDQILVTEWIDGTPLSEVISDGTQEQRDRAGQLLARFLFSGPARTGLLHADPHPGNFRLLPDEKSGWRLGVLDFGTVDRLPGGLPSPIGESLRMTLDGDAEAVYDLLREEGFVKESIELEPDAVLDYLLPIIEPAQVDEFTFTRGWMRSQAARVADPRSPAHQLGRLLNLPPSYLLIHRVTLSTIGVLCQLGATVRLRDELEEWLPGFVPTEELTDEEDSAAEA; this comes from the coding sequence ATGTCTGATCTTCCCCGGAAGGCGGTCACCCGAACCGCCAAACTCGCCGCGCTACCGCTCGGCTACGCCGGGCGAGCGACCTGGGGCCTGGGCAAGCGGATAGGCGGGAAGTCGGCGGAGATCGTGGGCCGCGAGCTCCAGCAGCGCACGGCCGAACAGCTCTTCAAGGTGCTCGGTGAGCTGAAGGGCGGTGCGATGAAGTTCGGGCAGGCACTGTCCGTCTTCGAATCGGCACTGCCCGAGGAGGTCGCGGGCCCGTACCGCGCGGCGCTCACGAAGCTCCAGGAAGCGGCACCGCCGATGCCGACCCGCACCGTGCACTCCGTTCTCCGGGAGCGGCTCGGCGAGGACTGGTCCGAGCTGTTCCTCGAATTCGAGGACAAGCCCTCCGCGGCCGCCTCGATCGGCCAGGTGCACCGGGCGGTGTGGCACGACGGCCGCGAGGTCGCCGTCAAGGTGCAGTACCCCGGAGCGGGCGAGGCCCTGCTCTCCGATCTCACCCAGCTCAGCCGATTCGCCCGGCTGCTGGGCCCGCTCATCCCCGGCATGGACATCAAGCCGCTCATCACGGAACTCCGCGACCGGGTCTCCGAGGAACTCGACTACGCACTGGAGGCACAGGCCCAGGAAGCCCACGCGACGGAATTCTCGGGCGACCCCGACGTCCTGGTACCGGCGGTGGTCCACCAGTGCGACCAGATCCTGGTCACCGAATGGATCGACGGAACACCCCTGTCGGAGGTGATCTCCGACGGTACCCAGGAGCAGCGGGACCGCGCGGGGCAACTGCTGGCGCGCTTCCTCTTCTCCGGCCCCGCCCGCACCGGACTGCTGCACGCCGACCCCCACCCGGGCAACTTCCGGCTCCTGCCGGACGAGAAGAGCGGCTGGCGCCTCGGCGTCCTGGACTTCGGCACGGTCGACCGTCTCCCCGGCGGTCTGCCCTCGCCGATCGGCGAGTCCCTCCGCATGACCCTCGACGGAGACGCGGAGGCGGTCTACGACCTGCTGCGCGAGGAGGGCTTCGTCAAGGAGTCGATAGAGCTCGAACCCGACGCGGTCCTCGACTACCTCCTGCCGATCATCGAACCGGCGCAGGTCGACGAGTTCACCTTCACCCGGGGCTGGATGCGCAGCCAGGCCGCCCGGGTGGCCGATCCCCGCTCCCCCGCCCACCAGTTGGGCAGGCTCCTCAACCTGCCACCGTCGTACCTGCTGATCCACCGTGTGACGTTGAGCACCATCGGCGTCCTGTGCCAGCTGGGCGCGACGGTCCGGCTCCGCGACGAACTGGAGGAGTGGCTGCCCGGGTTCGTCCCGACCGAAGAACTGACGGACGAGGAGGACTCAGCGGCTGAGGCGTGA